A region of the Mytilus edulis chromosome 11, xbMytEdul2.2, whole genome shotgun sequence genome:
ctcataccacatcgtcctatatctatgtagagttgtcacattggtgctcataccacatcgtcctatatctatgtagagttgtcacattggttctcataccacatcgtcctatatctatgtagagttgtcacattggtattcataccacatcgtcctatatctatgtagagttgtcacattggttctcataccacatcgtcctatatctatgtagagttgtcacattggtgctcataccacatcgtcctatatctatgtagagttgtcacattggttctcataccacatcgtcctatatctatgtagagttgtcacattggtgctcataccacatcgtcctatatctatgtagagttgtcacattggttctcataccacatcgtcctatatctatgtagagttgtcacattggtgctcataccacatcgtcctatatctatgtagagttgtcacattggttctcataccacatcgtcctatatctatgtagagttgtcacattggtattcataccacatcgtcctatatctatgtagagttgtcacattggtgctcataccacatcgtcctatgtAAAAATCGTCTTTTACTTGATAGGTTTGTGATTTGATAGAAGGTATAAACACAGCAACTTTTGGACGGAGGACAGTGGCCTCTCTAACACATTGTTGTAATACGGATAACTGCAATAGTATGTATTTAATTAACATTTGATTATTAGCAATGGGTATCTTTTAAAACAACTCGCTTTAGGGGCGcatccaaccatatgtccccattcaaaagcattgTTCGTCAAAAAAATTGTGAGAAAGATCTGCCATCATTCagtcttttaaaacaaatgtgtACTAAAAAATCATGAAAGAGTGCACTTTGAGTTCCATCCCTTTGTTAAATCAAGTGTGACAAAGCGTGACAAAGCGTGACAAATTTCtagaatttgaatataatatcTGTTAAAGAATTACAAAGAGTATATATACATTgaactcttgttttaattgttgtaaaaggtaaaataaaaacaatatcgaCTTCCAAGCAAAACTTataatggaaagtcccttatcagaagacaaatcaaaagctcaaccacACCGAACGATtggaaaacaactgtaatattcctgaatTGTTACAGGCATTTCCTACTATTGAAAATGTTAAACCTGGTCTCGTAGACAGCCAACCTATGACTCGTATTTAATTCGACAAAAGCACAGTAACACATTTTCGGGATTTAAAACTTTTTGTGATtcaatttcacttttttttttacatgtagaaAATTTGCTCGAACAGTCCACTCGTAAGTTAGTAAATCATAGTTTTACGATCACCGTTAATAAACTTGATGTTAAAACAGCAAGATATTTAAACTTGTGTAAACTTATGTTTGAAATCATCAAATATTATGGGGGAAAAAAGACCAAAGAGACAAATAacaatacacaaaatacaacatattataaaaattaaagactgagcaatacggaacccaccaaaaactggaggtggTTACAGGTGCCTTGGAGTGGTAAGCATTCCTGCACTATATGTGGCGACCGCTCGTAACTACTAGTTCACGAAACTATGGACGTAAtctattaaaataattgtaatacTAATTAGTTGATCTAACCGCTATCTGACTGCTAAGCTATAAATTCTTGACTAGGcacagaaacaaaaacaaacaccgaAAGTCGTTATAGATCATTCAATTTAAGAGAAGAACATCTCAACCGAGCAATAAAATGCAGCTGTCGAAAGAACAAAGAATAAAATCACGTCGTATAATTTAaagctttctttttttgtttcaaGATGTCCCACTGATATCGCAAACACCCATTCATCAACCGACACTGAAGTCTACAGAAAGACCAACATCACCAGCTCCAGCGATTTATTCCAGTACAACACATAACAGAACGACACCCACAGTTAAACCATGTCTAGATACAGGGACCCAGTGTACACAGAAAGATTTCCAACGACTAGTGTGTGGTGTCCAGGAGTTTGAACCCCTTTGTGCAAAGTCATGTGGTCTTTGTTAATAAAACATGTGGGATGAAATATTAGTTGTTTACAGGAATTTTCATTTATAGGAGATAACGAGGATCTTTTTGGGttcaaaaatatttctaaataatggttaattaaatattattaatattattattttgttaatatgAATTTTagtgttaatatatataaaaaaaaagggtagatgtggtatgattgccaatgaaacaactctccaaaagagaccaaatgacacaaaaaaatacagataTAGGTCACCGTCGtacttcaataatgagcaaagcccataccgcatagtcggctataaaaggccccgaaatgatcgACAGTATATATGCATGTTTATTTCAATTGTTGCATATTTTTCGATCGTCAAAGTGTTTCTGTGTCTGACCGATTTCACAGTTATCAAACtattattttatagaaaaatcaaagcactgacgTACTGAAAAAATTAAGGATTACTCACTAATTTGATTGCtatcaaataaataatacagATTCAATCTCAACGAAAACTGCTTAACACTTTAATTTTGTCTGCACAGCTGAGTGTTGACATTGAATAGGACAACAGAAACAGAAAGGCACCAAGCATTGTCTCAGACACTGAATTCGATAAACATTTGTCGTCCGATCAAccataaatttgaataatatcaAAGACACCCGGCCGCGAATATgctaatatacttttttttcaaaagcgTATATATGAAGTcatattaaagttattttttttaataaaaaaatatggaatgattgccaatgagacaactctccacattgacataaaaaaactaacaactattggtcacccaacggccttcgacaatgagcaaaacccacatcgcatagtaagctataaaaggacatgaattgacaaatataaacaattcaaacgagaattaCATGAAAAGGTCGTTCCTATCACATTTCCAACAGCTCACAATCGAGCTTTAGCTGCAAATTTATATACACCCGCAATATTGATTTCTTTCGATGGCGTGACTATTTCTAAATTTCCCTTTCAAGATATTTTTGTCAGACtattttataaatcatatttGGTCAAAGCGTGAGGCGGGATTGGTCGATTTTTACATTGcaatgaccgtgagggcattccgatatATTGTTGCCACAGATATTCATACCTACGtaactttcgtttttgactggtaaccgatctataaatctataaatatacggacattgtcaaataaaaataacattacttATCGAatactcataaaaatatttctttagaACATAGATTAATGATATGAAATTGTCGTTAGAAATATACGTAtaagtaaaaaatcattttatatctATGCACACGTACACGCGGAAGGGTATCTCAAGAACGTTATGCAGGAAAAAAGGAATTCCTGCTAAAATCCTAGCTATTAGAAAATCGAATtgttacagaagagtgtccaccatgcaatTGCACTGCACTATGATCAGAAAAATAGAATAGAATGATTTACAAATGGTCgaaaattatatactagtatacatgttatttttatatacaaatatacaaatattaatataatatataaaaacaaacccgagtattctgatttgtatcaccaccatataatagttattacggtgatgTTGAATTCCCTGCCATTTAATTGTTCATAATCCACTCACGAACTTgtgtcagaaaaaaatatatctctgtactTTAATTTAACCTTAATTTCAGTtctagagatgtgattttttttctggaaagtGCTTTTGACCACCCACAGGAACCTACTGTCGTCGGATGTTGAGTACTTCAGTACTTTAATTTGTAAACATGACTAGTAAAGTAAAATCATTGTGTGAAAACGGCCTAAACAAAGTTGCCGGTCACGCGAGACACGTCAAAGTACAAGCGTTGTTATAACAATGATtagcggaatacgggaatctgacaaacaATATGCGGGATCAAGGATCAGACCCCACTTCAAATGAGACCCCCCTCTAAGTGTAGATCGtgttttaacatatattttacgAATATATTACTTGCAGTATGAATACTGTTTTTCTGATGGCTTAAGGgagtagaccttggttcagggagataactcttgaaaccagttaagcgtttgtaaaagtcaagttcatcaatgtattttaagcatttacctgaaacagattgaaaataatctatgtaacctagaagcttagaaaaTGTTTTTGGAAATGGTTGACACaagcttcttcttcttcttcttcttctctggATCTTTACACCCTTTATAGGGAAACCATACGAAATTGTATGTCGACagcgtactgatgattttaagagttatttcccttaacctaggtctacctccttaattgCTTATGGTAtagaatataaataagaagatgtggtatgattgccaatgagataactctccacaaaagaccaaatgacacagagattCACAACTAAAGGTccccgtactgccttcaacaataagcaaagcccataccgcattttCAGCTAccaaaggccccgaaatgaaatgtaaaacaattcaaacgagaaaactaacaggcttattaatgtataaaaaaatgaacgaaaaacaaatatgtaacatataaagaAACGAGAACCAccgaattacaagctcctgacttgggacaggcacatacatagaacGATCAAATTTAACTTCTACATCAATGCTCAGTATTACAGTGTATAATCATGTGGTTGTGAAAATTTCACAGAAATATGCGAAAACAAAAGACTGTGTtcttgcatcatccatttgtgtTACGCAGTTCATAAAACACTTATAACTAGTACAAAAAATCTATCTGTACAAATTATGatcaattataatttgtacaacattacaacttgtacacaacatatacattactaaatatattttttctaaaatatttacaaaaaagttgATGTCAAAATTTGTGTAAAATCTATGGTTGAAATATCTTGCCATGCGATAAAAATAGTGTCATGTAAAACTACATACATCATAAGAATCTTCCAACGATCTGACAATGCTTCGGCAACAAACAACTTTTCGCGATTAACTTCTCTTATtcagtgccggctaaatagcaaaaaTGTGATTATATATCCCCAATGCCATGATGAAGGGCGGCCGGCCCCATTTACATTGGTTTTTTAATGTGTAGTCTCAGTTTGAATGTACTTTTCTTTCGCTCGTTTCTTTCCCTTTCTACACGAGTCTCCTAGATAGCCCACCCACCATGGGTTTAGTTTTTGACTACACAGAGTGTTTACTCCTGCCCGGTGTAGCGACAACCTTAAGTTTGGGCAAGTTTCTTGAAACAGAAAGCGAACTTTTCAAGAAATTGGTAAATGAAAGTAATGTaagcatttttcaaaaaaatacagaaagCGGATCGAACTATGTATTTTCTGGGAGGTTTGCCGATTTGACTGTTGCTAATACAATAATCGTCAACTTCATTGACGATTTAAGGACGAAAATAAACGAAGTACACACCTCCTTGCTCTTTGATAGTAACATAAGTAAGATTGGATCAGTTATTAATAATCCTGGCAGTACACATACACAGTTAATAAAAGAGGAATCCGAAACAGAAAATATGACCAGAGTTACAATCCACCCTTTAGAAGAGAACGTCCATTCAGAGAACATGGAGAGCGTCCAGATAGAGACCATGGAGAGCGTCCAAATAGAGAACACGGAGAACGTCCAGATAGAGACCATGGAGAGCGTCCAAATAGAGAACACGGAGAACGTCCAGATAGAGAACCAAGGTAGTAAGAAAAGAGAGACAAAGAATGAACTTAAAATTACACAACAAGAACATgataaatgcagaaaaaaaagaaaactgacaGATGACGTCCAAACGGAAAACACAGCATGCACAGAGAACATCGAAAAAGAAAACTCAAAGAACATCCAAAAAGAACACTCAGAAAACATCCAAAGAGAGCACACTCAGAACATCCAAATAGAAAATACAGAGAACATCCAAATAGAAAATACAGAGAACATCAAAAGAGAAAATACAGATAACATCCAAGTTGAAGTAGTAGAAGACTCTAAGAAAATCCGacgaaagaaaaacaatttatggACAAAATGGAGAAAGAAACAACTTAAAATTATACTAATAGAACAAATAAGAGAGAAGAATCTAAAGAAATATGGAACGAAGAGAAAAATGTCAGATGACATGATTTTAGAAGAAATGGACTGTACAGAGACatttttttggtgcagactgtgtCAGGATGggactttttttttcaagaacaggcatatgttttattgtcatatgGATTTGATACACAAGGAGAATTTTGAATTGTCTTATTAAATGTTGTGTATATAATTAATGATCTTTATATAGAATAACATGAGTTAGTTGACTTCAATGAGTCCAACTGGCCAGCATTCTAAAATTGACAAGCCCTTTAAATAGTTTATATAATACAAGAGGCAAGTTGAATTTGGGTTATGCCtgtcgtttataaaaaaaaaaacttgtcagAATTACCTGTTTTTATTGTTCAATTTGTGTACATTTGTATGATGTCATTTGCATGTTAATTCttattaaatataagaaataacaaaaaacaaagatattagtCAAAGTAAACCGTACATTAACCtaatataatggtttacttttttttaaattgttatttggatggaaagttgtctcattggcactcacaccacatcttcctatatctattttgtaaaattatagtAAGGAAGTTCATTTATTAGGTCAATTTGACAAATCCTATCCGTAAAAACGTTGGAATGCTGAATGATTGTTAGGTGCATACATGTAAGCCTTGGAattttcatttgaccttgacctcattttcatggtgcaTTGTTGAGGgatctaccatttgatttttattgagTAGGGTGGTTATGTCTAATGATGAAAATTTGTGTCCTTCATTTATTTTCTGGTTGTAATCTCTGTTCTGCCATTTTGATTTTCACTCtttttggtcctgcctttttttatatgatattaaaaattaTGACCACAAACATTTTTATCACATGGTTGTCCTAAGATAGTTGGTTtctgaacaataactttagtttaattttaaaatagaaatccatgaaatttaaacacaaggtttatagcTCCAATAGAAAGGTCATGATCGATTTATGGGGTTATGGTCGTGACAGTTGGTCGTAACAGTTGGGGCCCAAATAaccatttttgtagtttccagacaatatgtGGTTTTGGTAGGGAATGCAAATGTGCCCTTTATATATACAATCTACTACATAAAAATCTGAATTTGTAATTCCTTGATCTGGTCCTCATGTAGAAAATTGGGATTTTGATTAACAAATATTATGTATAAATGTTGGATTTAGTTTACcagttgtttttcaaaatttaatattaataaattttgtaagatatatatatatacaaatagtttttatacgcctgtcaaaattttgatgggacgtattatggtatacaaatgtccggtgtccgtctgtctgtccggcataaacatgtcgcaccgtaacttgaaaacaacttatccaaatttcatgaaacttaatacagttgtttcttatgattaTCAAATgatttgtatactttttggtgtaaataagattaaaactttttgagttacggcactttgtaactaaaacaggggtgtcttttttttcacatgtcgaaccgtatctcaaaaacgattcttgattatggcttaaaactttaaacacttcttagttatattaatcttaatatctgtatactttttggtgatgattcaaaatttcattgtttggtgtattgagtattttgtaaaaaaggggaggttttttttacatgtcgcgccatatctcaaaaacgatttatgattattgcttaaaactttacacatgtctttcttatattaatctaaagatctgtatactttttggtgatgattcaaaatttcattttggagttcttgagtattttgtaaaaaagggggagggttttttttacatgttgtgccgtatctcaaaaacaatttatgattattgcttaaaactttacccacttctttgttatattaatctaaagatctgtatactttttggttttcattcaaaattttattttagtgatatttagttttttgtaaaaaaaaaaacagggtggggggtttcacatgtcccgctgtgtctgaaaaagaatatatgattattgcttaaaagttttcagaaactatttatgattattgcataaaatttccacacaagacgtcgggcgtatcatgcactcatggcgcagctgtttatttttttctgtttatatgaAAAGAAAGAAGTTGCCAGCATGATAAATAACCAGATGAAATGCAATCCAATAACACACAGGAAATTCAAATGGTGTAAAAAACGTGTTAATATGACAACTACCCTATTACCCCACCAggtgcggatccagaggggggggggggggggtccgggggttggaaccccccttttttcggaacgatcaatgcatttgaatggggacatgtaattgaaccaccccctttgtcctgggtgaGGAACACCCCCACCCCcgtttgtcctgggttaggaaccccccttttttaaaatggctgggtCTGCCCCTGCCCACATTGACAATGTCATATGAAGCATGAAATATTGTGTTGTTAATGAGATAGGCACCATATGACACATAACTTATTGTAGTGTTTAATAATAATACAACCACCCAACACTAGAGTTTCAAATGACACCAAGAACACTTTAGTCAATAAAATGAGGCAGATCGCTACAGTTGTGATAATGAGACAGTAATTAAAGGATGCAGATAACTTTCGATGTTGTATTGAGACCGATACACCAATGACACACAAATATAAATGAGACAGATACACCAATGACACATAAATATAAATGTGACAGATACACCAATGACACACAAATATAAATGAGACAG
Encoded here:
- the LOC139494734 gene encoding uncharacterized protein isoform X1, which gives rise to MFLIGILIQLVYCFSLVSGLRCYNCKNLNSVSKCYFRTSCGQDESCSLSRYPDEYGVDIYSLGCLSKSVCDLIEGINTATFGRRTVASLTHCCNTDNCNKNLLEQSTHVPLISQTPIHQPTLKSTERPTSPAPAIYSSTTHNRTTPTVKPCLDTGTQCTQKDFQRLVCGVQEFEPLCAKSCGLC
- the LOC139494734 gene encoding uncharacterized protein isoform X2 — encoded protein: MFLIGILIQLVYCFSLVSGLRCYNCKNLNSVSKCYFRTSCGQDESCSLSRYPDEYGVDIYSLGCLSKSVCDLIEGINTATFGRRTVASLTHCCNTDNCNNVPLISQTPIHQPTLKSTERPTSPAPAIYSSTTHNRTTPTVKPCLDTGTQCTQKDFQRLVCGVQEFEPLCAKSCGLC